One segment of Marinobacter sediminum DNA contains the following:
- a CDS encoding YciI family protein, with amino-acid sequence MHYAIISEDVENSLSKRQAARPAHVDRLQALKAEGRLLVAGPHPAIDTPEPQEAGFTGSLVVAEFDSLEAAQAWADADPYVEAGVYEKVTVKPFKAVLP; translated from the coding sequence ATGCATTACGCCATTATCAGTGAGGATGTAGAGAACAGCCTGTCCAAGCGCCAGGCCGCTCGACCTGCCCACGTTGACCGCCTGCAGGCACTGAAAGCCGAGGGCCGATTGCTGGTCGCCGGTCCGCACCCGGCAATAGATACCCCTGAGCCACAAGAGGCCGGTTTTACCGGCAGCCTGGTAGTGGCCGAATTCGATTCGCTGGAAGCAGCCCAGGCATGGGCCGACGCAGACCCTTACGTTGAAGCCGGGGTTTATGAGAAAGTCACTGTGAAACCGTTCAAGGCTGTGCTGCCCTGA
- the ppsR gene encoding posphoenolpyruvate synthetase regulatory kinase/phosphorylase PpsR has product MKRTAFFISDGTGLTAEALGHSLLAQFEKIEFERVTVPYIDDEEKARDMVKRINKAAETDGARPLVFDTIVDSDIRDIISTAESFMVDIFGTFLNPLEQELRSSSSYTVGKSHSINNEGRYERRIKAVNFALDNDDGARTRHYDEADLILVGASRSGKTPTCLYLALQYGVKAANYPITEEDLEDQQIPGALKPHKEKIFGLTIDPERLATIRNERRPNSRYSSIKQCMHEIEEIELMYRRERIPYLNTTAYSVEEISTRIMVTTGLKRNR; this is encoded by the coding sequence ATGAAACGTACAGCTTTCTTTATCTCCGATGGCACTGGCCTCACCGCCGAGGCGCTTGGCCATAGCCTTCTGGCCCAATTTGAAAAAATAGAATTTGAACGGGTAACCGTACCCTACATCGACGATGAGGAGAAAGCCCGGGACATGGTAAAGCGGATCAACAAGGCCGCTGAAACCGATGGTGCCCGCCCACTGGTATTCGACACCATCGTAGACAGTGATATCCGCGATATAATCTCTACGGCAGAAAGTTTCATGGTGGATATTTTCGGAACCTTCCTCAATCCGCTTGAGCAGGAGTTGCGGTCATCCTCTTCATATACCGTCGGGAAATCGCACTCCATTAACAATGAGGGCAGGTACGAACGACGCATCAAGGCGGTGAACTTTGCCCTCGATAATGACGATGGCGCACGCACCCGCCACTATGACGAAGCGGACCTGATCCTGGTCGGCGCATCCCGCAGTGGTAAAACGCCGACCTGCCTTTATCTGGCATTGCAATACGGGGTCAAGGCAGCGAACTACCCGATCACTGAGGAAGACCTCGAAGACCAGCAGATACCGGGCGCGCTGAAGCCCCACAAGGAGAAGATCTTCGGGCTGACCATCGATCCAGAGCGCCTGGCCACTATCCGCAACGAGCGCCGGCCGAATTCGCGTTACTCCTCAATCAAACAATGCATGCATGAAATCGAGGAAATCGAGCTGATGTATCGCCGGGAGCGCATCCCTTACCTGAATACGACGGCTTACTCTGTGGAAGAAATCTCCACGCGAATAATGGTAACCACTGGCCTCAAGCGCAATCGCTGA
- the rraA gene encoding ribonuclease E activity regulator RraA: MASIITPDLCDEFPEVQVVEPGFNNYGGNKAFGGEIVTVKCFEDNSVVKEQVGQPGHGRVMVVDGGASKRHALLGDMLAEKAANNGWAGLIIYGCVRDVDEIGKTALGVQALGTHPRKSEKRGLGDLNVAVTFGGVTFQPGHYVYADNNGIIVAEKPLV; encoded by the coding sequence GTGGCAAGCATTATTACACCAGACCTGTGTGACGAGTTTCCGGAAGTTCAGGTGGTCGAGCCAGGTTTTAATAACTATGGTGGTAACAAGGCATTCGGTGGCGAAATCGTTACCGTAAAGTGCTTTGAGGACAACTCTGTGGTTAAGGAGCAGGTTGGTCAGCCAGGCCATGGCCGGGTAATGGTCGTCGATGGTGGCGCGTCAAAGCGCCACGCTCTGCTTGGTGACATGCTGGCGGAAAAGGCCGCGAATAATGGCTGGGCAGGTCTGATCATCTACGGATGCGTACGGGATGTCGATGAAATCGGCAAAACCGCTTTGGGCGTGCAGGCTCTGGGAACGCATCCTCGCAAGAGCGAAAAGCGTGGCCTGGGAGATCTGAACGTTGCGGTTACGTTTGGCGGGGTGACCTTCCAGCCGGGTCACTATGTGTACGCCGATAACAACGGCATTATTGTCGCGGAAAAGCCTCTGGTCTGA
- a CDS encoding YecA family protein: MLSNADIEALEDILFAEPWGDDALDFFGLHGVVCASVVGPAELQAEEIFRLATGTEAVPGGEIPEIFSRCIKQLGADMAYSLDMGQALELPEPEDGDPMNALENWCAGFVDTFLEHEEEWLEAASEEEAADLMVPMLTLSGLFDDEDFQKVRNSDKLSRQMADAIPDSLTDLYLLFHAPD, from the coding sequence ATGCTATCTAATGCCGACATTGAAGCGCTGGAAGACATCCTCTTCGCCGAACCTTGGGGGGATGACGCCCTGGACTTTTTCGGCCTGCACGGGGTCGTTTGCGCCAGTGTGGTCGGCCCGGCTGAATTGCAGGCGGAAGAAATCTTTCGCCTCGCCACCGGCACCGAAGCTGTGCCCGGTGGCGAGATTCCGGAAATCTTCAGCCGTTGCATAAAGCAACTGGGTGCGGATATGGCCTACTCGCTTGACATGGGCCAGGCCCTGGAACTGCCAGAGCCGGAAGATGGCGACCCGATGAACGCCTTGGAAAACTGGTGTGCCGGCTTTGTGGACACGTTCCTGGAGCATGAGGAAGAATGGCTCGAGGCCGCCAGTGAGGAAGAAGCAGCAGACCTGATGGTACCTATGCTTACCTTGTCAGGCCTGTTCGATGACGAAGACTTCCAGAAGGTTCGCAACAGTGACAAGCTGTCGCGGCAGATGGCCGATGCCATTCCCGACTCACTGACCGATCTTTACCTCTTGTTCCACGCGCCGGATTAA
- a CDS encoding insulinase family protein has protein sequence MAAVIDNAIHPAFEKLRSHRISTLNLDVEEYRHKKTGARHLHLAADNEENVFFVALRTFPMDSSGVAHILEHTALCGSERYPVRDPFFMMIHRSLNTFMNAFTSSDWTAYPFASMNRKDFDNLVSVYLDSVFFSTLDPLDFAQEGHRLEFEKPEDPNSDLVYKGVVYNEMKGAMSSPTSQLWQNLSSHLFPTTTYHYNSGGEPDHIVDLSYDDLVKFYRQHYHPSNAIFATYGNIPAHEHHERFEELALKRFDHLDVELPVRDEKRMFAPVRVDQCYAVNEGEGTDNKTHIVMGWLLGHSFDLQENLEGQLLSAVLLENSASPLMRALETTDLGHAPSPMCGLEDSNREMTFVCGIEGSEPENQKELELLLESTLQQVVEDGVSEERLEAILHQLELHQREIAGDQFPYGLQLIMTAIAPMVHGGDPVELLDIEPVLATLREKIRDPEYVPSLIRKKLLENPHRVTLTLRPDEKLESHRQQAIREALARRKAELTEEEAQQIVDRAEALEERQMRKDDDSILPKVDLSDVPLQMPEPEARFDGDISATVYARGTNGLVYEQVVLPVPEMSEEELLLIPYYTTLISEVGCGDLDYLQMQDRISAESGGIGAGFSAKGRIDDVQDLSGYIIFNGKALARNRGALTRLLRDLCTSARFDEKDRIREIIAQIRTRREQAVTGSGHALAMGAAAQGMSSGSWLSFRLGGLAGIRGTKQLDQALKDPEELNALCRKLSGLHEKIRNQSRQFLVIGEDEQLPAMVDELKSCWQGTAGADGSGWKMEPVNYTAREAWLTSTQVNFCSKAYSTVPVDHPDAAALTVLGGFLRNGYLHRAIREKGGAYGGGAGQDSVNGTFRFFSYRDPRLSETLDDFDNALVWLQETDHEYQELEESILGVIGQLDRPRSPAGAARHAFHNKLFGRSSEQRARFRERVLSVTIDDLKRVASTWLLPEKASTAVVTSPDNRKEAEALGLSIEEM, from the coding sequence ATGGCTGCAGTGATCGACAACGCAATCCATCCCGCTTTTGAGAAGCTTAGAAGTCACCGGATTAGCACCCTTAATCTTGATGTTGAGGAGTATCGCCACAAAAAGACCGGTGCCCGCCACCTGCACCTTGCAGCAGATAACGAAGAGAATGTTTTTTTCGTGGCGCTTCGGACCTTCCCCATGGATTCTTCCGGCGTCGCTCATATCCTGGAGCATACCGCTTTGTGCGGCAGTGAGCGCTATCCCGTGCGGGATCCATTCTTCATGATGATCCACCGCTCCCTGAACACCTTCATGAATGCGTTCACCAGCAGCGATTGGACGGCGTATCCTTTTGCCAGTATGAACCGGAAGGATTTTGACAACCTGGTGTCGGTCTATCTGGACTCGGTGTTCTTCTCCACGCTGGATCCGCTGGATTTCGCCCAGGAGGGTCATCGTCTCGAATTTGAGAAGCCGGAAGATCCGAACAGTGATCTTGTCTACAAGGGTGTGGTCTATAACGAAATGAAAGGGGCCATGAGCTCGCCTACATCGCAGCTCTGGCAGAATCTGAGCAGTCACCTGTTCCCGACAACGACTTATCACTATAACAGTGGCGGTGAGCCGGACCATATTGTCGACCTCAGTTATGACGACCTGGTGAAGTTCTACCGTCAGCATTACCACCCCAGCAATGCCATTTTTGCCACTTATGGCAACATTCCGGCTCATGAGCACCACGAGCGGTTCGAGGAGCTGGCGCTGAAGCGCTTTGACCACCTTGACGTCGAGCTGCCGGTTCGCGACGAGAAACGCATGTTTGCCCCGGTCCGGGTGGATCAGTGTTATGCCGTGAATGAGGGGGAAGGCACGGATAACAAGACCCATATCGTCATGGGCTGGTTGCTGGGCCACAGTTTCGATCTCCAGGAGAACCTTGAGGGGCAGTTGCTCTCGGCGGTCCTTCTGGAGAACAGCGCTTCTCCGCTGATGCGCGCACTGGAAACCACAGATCTCGGTCATGCACCGTCACCCATGTGTGGTCTGGAAGATTCAAACCGGGAAATGACCTTTGTCTGTGGCATCGAAGGCAGTGAACCCGAGAACCAGAAAGAGCTGGAGCTGCTGCTGGAGAGTACTCTGCAGCAGGTAGTGGAGGACGGTGTCAGCGAGGAGCGCCTGGAAGCTATTCTGCACCAGCTTGAATTGCACCAGAGAGAGATTGCCGGCGACCAGTTCCCGTATGGTCTGCAGTTGATCATGACTGCGATCGCGCCCATGGTGCACGGCGGTGACCCCGTGGAACTCCTTGATATCGAGCCCGTCCTTGCGACTCTTCGCGAGAAGATCCGGGATCCTGAGTATGTGCCGAGTCTGATTCGTAAGAAGCTATTGGAAAATCCTCATCGCGTCACCCTGACCCTGCGGCCGGATGAGAAGCTGGAGAGCCATCGTCAGCAGGCTATCCGTGAGGCTTTGGCCCGCCGAAAGGCCGAGTTGACGGAGGAGGAAGCGCAGCAGATTGTTGATCGGGCTGAAGCTCTGGAAGAGCGGCAGATGCGCAAGGATGATGACTCCATTCTTCCCAAGGTGGATCTTTCCGATGTGCCGCTTCAGATGCCAGAACCGGAAGCCCGGTTCGATGGGGACATCTCTGCCACCGTGTATGCCCGCGGAACCAATGGTCTTGTCTACGAGCAGGTAGTATTGCCGGTACCGGAAATGTCGGAAGAAGAACTGCTGTTGATCCCTTACTACACGACACTGATTTCAGAGGTTGGTTGTGGCGATCTGGATTACTTGCAGATGCAGGATCGGATTTCTGCGGAATCCGGTGGTATCGGCGCTGGCTTCAGTGCCAAAGGCCGAATTGACGACGTGCAGGATCTGTCCGGTTACATCATCTTTAATGGCAAGGCACTGGCGCGAAACCGAGGCGCACTCACCCGGCTTCTGAGAGATCTCTGTACCAGTGCCCGTTTCGATGAGAAGGATCGCATTCGGGAAATTATTGCCCAGATTCGAACCCGTCGTGAACAGGCAGTGACCGGCAGTGGTCATGCACTAGCCATGGGTGCTGCGGCCCAGGGCATGAGTTCCGGCAGCTGGCTGTCATTTCGTCTTGGCGGCCTGGCAGGCATTCGCGGAACCAAGCAGCTGGATCAGGCCCTGAAAGACCCCGAAGAGCTGAATGCATTGTGCCGGAAATTGTCCGGGTTGCATGAAAAAATCCGCAACCAGAGCCGCCAGTTCCTGGTCATTGGTGAAGATGAACAGCTTCCGGCTATGGTTGATGAGCTCAAGTCCTGCTGGCAGGGGACGGCTGGCGCGGACGGGTCAGGCTGGAAGATGGAGCCGGTGAACTACACCGCCCGCGAGGCCTGGCTGACGTCCACGCAGGTTAATTTCTGCTCCAAAGCTTACAGCACAGTTCCTGTAGACCATCCGGATGCCGCAGCACTGACAGTCCTTGGCGGTTTTCTTCGCAATGGGTACTTGCACCGGGCAATCCGTGAGAAAGGCGGGGCCTACGGCGGTGGTGCCGGACAGGACAGTGTGAACGGGACTTTCCGGTTCTTTTCATATCGGGATCCGCGCCTGTCTGAGACTCTGGATGATTTTGATAACGCCCTGGTGTGGTTGCAGGAAACGGACCATGAGTATCAGGAACTGGAAGAATCGATCCTGGGTGTTATCGGGCAACTGGACAGGCCGCGCTCACCCGCCGGGGCGGCACGTCATGCGTTTCATAACAAGCTGTTCGGCCGCAGTTCTGAGCAACGGGCACGATTCCGGGAACGAGTGCTGTCGGTCACTATCGATGACCTGAAACGGGTAGCCAGTACCTGGTTGCTGCCGGAAAAAGCGAGCACTGCAGTCGTGACCAGTCCGGACAACCGGAAAGAGGCCGAAGCGTTGGGGCTGTCGATCGAGGAGATGTAA
- a CDS encoding MORN repeat-containing protein, which translates to MVDFRPLLFLNALALMLLVTAGFASVREEQKIAPLNEAPSAEKIVAFATGASDSRSGQQQPPPAPVEINEKTHSQLETAPPEPATKSTPEPAPRAERFTIPPMPDEPTVLAVAEPPTAMATRTAAPPATEPTRKAATTGLLVLRSNVVGDRVTINGEQYGATRLDLTLEAGEYDITISKDGFKPWNQTVALQAGSERTLVGKLEAYTTVNYREGTWVGGVKTGDGTYADKEGLRYEGHFINGAFQGEGTAWYPDGSRYEGEWSEGQREGEGTWRSADGSRYSGEFRANQFNGKGTLTMANGDILTGQWKGGRLNGYGSLTTADGMLYVGGFRDDEFHGRGTLTFPDGRHYEGEFSNGVFHGAGSEVFADGKKYEGEYIEGKFHGKGLLRNPNGSSIEATFRHGQPYGQVRLTTAAGEIFTARTTEPGVCYRDKSYRATQCPELEGW; encoded by the coding sequence ATGGTCGATTTCAGACCACTTCTTTTCCTCAACGCGCTGGCACTGATGCTGCTCGTGACGGCCGGCTTCGCATCCGTACGTGAAGAGCAGAAAATCGCGCCCTTGAACGAGGCGCCCTCGGCTGAAAAGATCGTAGCCTTCGCTACCGGAGCATCCGATTCCCGGTCAGGACAACAGCAACCGCCACCTGCGCCGGTCGAGATAAACGAAAAGACACACTCGCAGCTTGAAACCGCCCCCCCTGAACCTGCCACAAAGTCGACACCGGAACCTGCGCCACGTGCAGAGCGATTTACCATTCCGCCAATGCCGGATGAACCAACAGTGCTGGCTGTCGCAGAACCGCCGACCGCTATGGCGACCCGGACCGCCGCGCCTCCGGCCACCGAACCCACCAGGAAAGCCGCGACTACGGGACTACTCGTGCTGCGTTCGAATGTGGTGGGAGATCGCGTCACTATTAATGGTGAGCAATACGGTGCAACCAGGCTCGACCTGACACTCGAAGCCGGCGAGTACGACATCACCATCAGTAAAGATGGCTTCAAACCCTGGAACCAGACGGTGGCACTGCAAGCCGGCAGCGAAAGGACTCTGGTGGGCAAGCTCGAGGCCTACACAACCGTTAATTACCGCGAAGGCACCTGGGTTGGTGGCGTAAAAACAGGCGACGGCACCTATGCAGATAAAGAGGGCCTGCGTTACGAGGGTCATTTCATCAATGGCGCATTTCAAGGTGAAGGCACCGCCTGGTACCCGGACGGTAGTCGCTATGAAGGCGAATGGTCAGAGGGACAGCGTGAAGGTGAAGGCACCTGGCGCAGCGCTGACGGATCCCGGTATTCGGGAGAGTTCCGAGCCAACCAGTTTAACGGTAAGGGAACACTGACCATGGCCAACGGTGACATTCTGACCGGGCAATGGAAAGGCGGCCGGCTGAACGGCTATGGCTCACTCACGACAGCGGACGGCATGCTTTACGTGGGCGGTTTCCGAGATGATGAGTTTCACGGCCGTGGCACCCTCACCTTTCCCGATGGACGACACTATGAGGGCGAATTTTCCAACGGTGTTTTTCACGGTGCCGGGTCGGAAGTCTTCGCAGATGGCAAGAAGTACGAAGGCGAATACATTGAAGGAAAGTTCCACGGCAAGGGGCTGCTGCGCAATCCCAATGGCAGCTCGATCGAGGCAACGTTCCGACACGGACAACCCTACGGCCAGGTACGCCTGACCACTGCGGCAGGTGAAATATTCACTGCCCGCACCACAGAACCCGGTGTTTGTTATCGGGACAAGAGCTACCGGGCTACCCAGTGCCCGGAACTGGAAGGCTGGTAA
- the ppsA gene encoding phosphoenolpyruvate synthase — MLFAIQTQGRGALEDYIIWFDHLGMSDVDRVGGKNASLGEMISNLANAGVTVPGGFATTAHAYREFLATDGLKDKIDNALDALDINDVNELARVGAQIRQWIIDTDLPDVLENTLAEAYAKLQAGNEHMAVAVRSSATAEDLPDASFAGQQETFLNVVGLQQVRTSVKEVFASLFNDRAISYRVHHGFDHKLVALSAGIQKMVRSETAASGVMFTLDTESGFRDVVFVTASYGLGETVVQGAVNPDEFYIHKPTLEAGRPSVLRRNLGSKAIKMVYHTSPGEGEFVETVKVEQEERNRFCINDAEVEELAKQAMIIEKHYQRPMDIEWAKDGDDGKIYIVQARPETVKSRASANVMERYLLNETGKVLVEGRSIGHKIGSGPVKIITSIKEMDRVQAGDVLVTDMTDPDWEPVMKRASAIVTDRGGRTCHAAIIARELGIPAVVGCGDATEVLKDGQEVTVSCAEGDTGLIYEGALDFELRENTVDSMPNIPFKIMMNVGNPDRAFDFQALPNEGVGLARLEFIINRMIGVHPKALLNFDGLPRDIKQTVEKRISGYSSPVDFYVDKLVEGISTLAAAFAPKKVIVRLSDFKSNEYANLIGGTLYEPDEENPMLGFRGASRYISETFRDCFELECRALKKVRNEMGLTNVEVMVPFVRTVGEAEQVVNLLAANGLKRGDNGLRVIMMCELPANALLADQFLEHFDGFSIGSNDLTQLTLGLDRDSGIIAHLFDERNDAVKALLASAIQACKKADKYIGICGQGPSDHPDLAKWLMDQGIDSVSLNPDSVLDTWFFLADEKID, encoded by the coding sequence ATGCTCTTTGCTATACAGACTCAAGGGAGAGGTGCTTTGGAAGATTACATTATCTGGTTTGATCACCTGGGAATGTCCGATGTTGACCGGGTGGGTGGCAAGAACGCCTCTCTCGGTGAAATGATCAGTAATCTCGCCAACGCAGGTGTTACCGTTCCCGGTGGTTTCGCCACAACAGCACATGCTTATCGCGAATTTCTGGCCACCGACGGACTGAAGGACAAGATCGACAACGCACTGGACGCGCTGGATATAAACGACGTGAACGAACTGGCCCGGGTCGGTGCTCAGATTCGTCAGTGGATTATCGACACAGACTTACCGGACGTTCTTGAAAACACCCTGGCAGAAGCTTATGCCAAACTTCAGGCCGGCAATGAGCATATGGCGGTTGCCGTACGATCGTCTGCTACCGCCGAAGATCTGCCTGACGCCTCTTTCGCCGGGCAGCAGGAAACCTTCCTGAACGTAGTAGGTTTGCAGCAGGTACGTACCTCCGTAAAGGAGGTTTTCGCCTCGCTGTTCAATGATCGCGCTATTTCGTACCGGGTTCATCATGGCTTTGACCACAAGCTGGTTGCTCTGTCCGCAGGCATTCAGAAAATGGTGCGTAGTGAAACCGCTGCCAGTGGCGTGATGTTCACCCTGGACACCGAGTCAGGTTTCCGTGATGTGGTGTTTGTTACTGCTTCATACGGTCTCGGTGAGACGGTTGTGCAGGGCGCGGTAAACCCCGACGAGTTCTACATCCATAAACCGACGCTGGAAGCCGGCCGTCCTTCGGTACTTCGCCGCAACCTTGGCAGCAAGGCGATCAAGATGGTTTATCACACGAGCCCGGGCGAGGGTGAGTTTGTTGAGACCGTGAAGGTTGAGCAGGAAGAGCGGAACCGTTTCTGTATAAACGATGCTGAAGTGGAAGAGTTGGCCAAGCAGGCTATGATCATCGAAAAACATTACCAGCGCCCCATGGATATCGAGTGGGCGAAGGACGGCGATGATGGCAAGATCTACATTGTTCAGGCCAGGCCAGAAACCGTCAAAAGTCGTGCCTCCGCCAATGTGATGGAGCGCTATCTGCTGAATGAAACAGGCAAGGTACTGGTTGAAGGCCGCAGTATCGGTCACAAGATCGGTAGTGGTCCGGTAAAAATCATCACCAGCATAAAGGAAATGGATCGTGTCCAGGCGGGCGACGTTCTGGTTACCGACATGACCGATCCGGATTGGGAGCCGGTAATGAAGCGTGCTTCCGCCATCGTAACCGATCGTGGCGGCCGGACCTGTCATGCCGCGATTATTGCTCGCGAACTGGGCATTCCGGCCGTCGTTGGCTGTGGTGATGCTACTGAAGTACTGAAGGACGGTCAGGAAGTGACTGTGTCCTGTGCCGAAGGTGATACGGGGCTGATTTACGAGGGTGCTCTGGACTTCGAGTTGCGCGAAAACACCGTGGATTCCATGCCCAATATCCCGTTCAAGATTATGATGAACGTGGGTAACCCGGATCGCGCCTTTGATTTCCAGGCGCTGCCCAACGAAGGCGTTGGTCTGGCACGCCTGGAGTTCATCATTAACCGAATGATTGGTGTGCACCCAAAGGCATTGCTGAACTTTGATGGACTGCCAAGGGACATTAAACAGACGGTCGAAAAACGCATCTCCGGTTACAGCTCACCGGTTGATTTCTACGTGGACAAGCTGGTGGAGGGTATTTCCACACTGGCAGCCGCCTTTGCACCGAAGAAGGTGATCGTTCGCCTGTCGGATTTCAAGTCTAACGAATACGCCAACCTCATCGGCGGCACCTTGTACGAGCCGGATGAAGAAAACCCGATGCTGGGCTTTCGCGGCGCGTCCCGCTACATCTCCGAAACTTTCCGTGACTGTTTCGAACTGGAGTGTCGTGCTCTCAAGAAAGTACGTAATGAGATGGGCCTGACCAATGTGGAAGTCATGGTGCCTTTCGTTCGCACGGTGGGTGAAGCTGAGCAGGTGGTAAATCTGCTGGCAGCAAACGGCCTCAAGCGTGGCGATAACGGCCTGCGGGTGATCATGATGTGCGAATTGCCGGCTAATGCCTTGCTGGCGGATCAGTTCCTGGAGCACTTTGACGGCTTCTCTATCGGCTCTAACGATCTCACTCAGCTCACGCTGGGCCTGGATCGTGATTCCGGCATCATCGCGCATCTGTTTGATGAGCGTAATGATGCAGTGAAAGCCCTGTTAGCCAGTGCTATCCAGGCGTGCAAGAAAGCTGACAAGTATATCGGTATATGCGGGCAGGGGCCGTCCGATCATCCGGACCTCGCCAAGTGGCTGATGGATCAGGGTATCGATTCTGTGTCACTGAACCCGGATTCCGTGCTGGATACCTGGTTCTTCCTGGCCGACGAAAAGATCGACTGA
- a CDS encoding PHP domain-containing protein, giving the protein MTIPQDPGLCIDLHCHSTASDGALSPSALVARAAERGVTHLALTDHDTTAGQAEASAAAREHGIVLIPGIELSCLWKSRTIHIVGLDFDGQDERFLTALNQQNDNRWARARMIADRLDRLNVPDLLQRATEASGGDVPGRPHFANVLVQAGVVRNPAQAFKRHLGNGKPGDVKAYWPELPEVVRWINEAGGIAVLAHPRKYQLTATKLRELTADFRRAGGRGIEVSTSGQSSGDLGFLAELCHREKLLASQGSDFHFPGPPWCELGRIMKMPDGLEPVWHHFRTPVGNPAPV; this is encoded by the coding sequence GTGACTATACCGCAAGACCCCGGTTTGTGCATTGATCTGCATTGCCATAGTACGGCGTCTGATGGCGCTCTCTCGCCTTCTGCGCTGGTTGCCCGTGCTGCTGAGCGGGGGGTAACGCATCTGGCTCTCACCGACCATGACACCACGGCGGGCCAGGCGGAAGCCAGTGCCGCCGCCCGGGAACACGGGATTGTCCTTATTCCGGGAATTGAGCTGTCTTGCCTCTGGAAGAGTCGCACCATCCATATTGTTGGCCTTGATTTTGACGGACAGGACGAGCGGTTTCTGACCGCCCTGAATCAGCAGAATGATAATCGGTGGGCAAGGGCTCGCATGATTGCGGACCGATTGGACCGGCTCAATGTGCCGGATCTCTTGCAGCGCGCTACCGAGGCGTCTGGCGGGGATGTGCCAGGCCGCCCGCATTTCGCGAATGTACTGGTGCAGGCGGGTGTTGTCCGTAATCCTGCGCAGGCTTTTAAACGCCATCTGGGTAATGGCAAGCCGGGAGACGTAAAGGCCTACTGGCCGGAACTTCCGGAAGTGGTTCGCTGGATTAACGAGGCAGGTGGTATTGCCGTTCTGGCACATCCTCGCAAGTATCAGCTTACTGCCACAAAACTGCGAGAGCTTACTGCCGACTTTCGTCGCGCGGGTGGGAGGGGAATTGAGGTCTCAACTTCTGGCCAGTCCAGTGGTGATCTTGGATTTCTGGCGGAGCTTTGTCACCGGGAGAAGCTGCTGGCTTCCCAGGGCAGTGATTTCCACTTTCCGGGCCCGCCCTGGTGCGAACTGGGCCGTATCATGAAAATGCCAGACGGGCTGGAGCCTGTCTGGCATCATTTCAGAACACCTGTTGGAAACCCTGCGCCGGTTTAA
- a CDS encoding PilZ domain-containing protein, translating into MKDYSEKRDFHRMQMDSEIELTDSKGETFIGTCRDLSATGMQLFVKRPVREGEELKTILRSTDDQIPPLETVCEVVRCDENGDGYLLGTTINEVT; encoded by the coding sequence ATGAAGGACTATTCGGAAAAGCGTGACTTTCACCGAATGCAGATGGACTCGGAGATTGAACTTACTGACAGCAAGGGCGAAACATTCATTGGCACTTGCCGGGACCTTAGCGCAACCGGCATGCAGTTGTTCGTCAAAAGGCCCGTAAGAGAGGGTGAGGAATTGAAAACAATTCTTCGCTCCACCGACGATCAGATCCCGCCGCTGGAAACAGTTTGCGAGGTGGTACGCTGCGATGAAAATGGTGACGGGTATTTACTGGGCACTACAATCAACGAGGTGACCTGA
- a CDS encoding TIGR04211 family SH3 domain-containing protein, protein MTPFRLFISVLFILSSVAAAQAKTVWVDDQLYLPVRAGAGTQYRIIENAVPSGTPLELLETTDSGYTRVRTPKGTEGWVSSQYLSDTPIAADRLQRANQQLEQTRNELAQVKEQLSEVTKERDSLESSESSLSNRSAALKEELQRIKNIAADSINLERRNRELREENQKIRNDLEVLTAENERLEASKESDFMLLGAGLVLGGVLLALIIPMLKPTRKTDNWA, encoded by the coding sequence GTGACGCCTTTCCGTCTCTTTATCAGTGTACTCTTTATTTTGTCCTCGGTAGCCGCGGCCCAGGCCAAGACCGTTTGGGTTGATGATCAGCTTTACCTGCCCGTGCGTGCAGGTGCAGGCACACAATACCGGATCATTGAGAACGCCGTTCCCAGTGGCACGCCATTGGAGTTACTGGAGACGACTGACTCAGGATATACCCGGGTTCGCACCCCCAAGGGCACGGAAGGGTGGGTCTCAAGCCAGTATCTGAGCGATACGCCCATTGCTGCCGACCGACTTCAGCGCGCCAACCAGCAACTGGAGCAGACCCGGAATGAGTTGGCTCAGGTGAAGGAGCAGCTTTCCGAGGTGACAAAAGAACGTGACTCCCTGGAGAGCTCAGAGTCATCATTGTCCAATCGTTCAGCGGCGCTGAAGGAAGAGCTGCAACGGATCAAAAACATCGCTGCGGACTCCATTAACCTCGAACGCCGCAACCGTGAACTTCGCGAGGAAAATCAGAAGATCCGCAATGATCTGGAAGTCCTGACCGCCGAAAATGAGCGTCTCGAAGCCAGCAAGGAATCTGATTTCATGCTACTGGGGGCCGGCCTCGTCCTGGGTGGTGTCCTATTGGCACTCATCATTCCGATGCTCAAACCCACAAGAAAAACCGACAACTGGGCCTGA